TTTGCGAAGGGTGTCTCAACAGGCTTTAAGGAAAGTACTCCCTTGCTGACTTCGCTCTTTCGTGTGAGAGCTACCTCGCTGCTTTTAAATCGAGATCCAGTTGCTAATTTGGCATTCCTGAGCGGTCGGCTGCTTGGTGAGGAACTGCGATCGGCGACCCAAAACATTGAAAAAACAGAGAAGATTCAACTGGTAGGGGAATCTTCATTGACCAAATTGTATGCTCGAGCGCTGAGTTTGGTCGGTCGAGAGGTAGATTTGCATTCTGGAGATGACTTGGTTCGGCAAGGCCTTACGGCTGCCTGGCAATTTTTGTATCCTCAAACGGAGTAAAACCATGGATTTGATGCAAGTTTGTAATGTCCCAGTCTGTGAGCTTGGCGAGGGAATATTCTGGCACCCTGAGCGTGGGAGCTTTTGTTGGTTTTATATTCTCGGCAAGAAGCTTTATGAGCAAGTTGAGGATCAGCCTGTCCGTGTGATTGATTGCCCTGGTAACGCAAGCGCTGCGGCTCGAATTGACGAAAAACGCTTAGTGGTTGCGGTCGATGATGGACTCCATATTCTCGACATGGTTTCCAAAAGCTGGGAGTCCTATCTTGCTGTGGAAGCAGACAACTCTGTAACTCGCAGCAATGACAGCCGGGTTCATCCCAGTGGCTCCTTTTGGTTCGGAACGATGGGTTGGAACGCAGAGCAGGGCGCTGGGTCCATCTATCATATTTCTAAAGGGAAGCTTCAATTGCTTTATCCAAACATCACCATTCCCAATGCAACTTGCTTTACTGAAGATGGGACTATTGGATATTTCGGAGATACCATTGAGAACACTGTCTGGCGAGTAAAACTGGATCAAAACACAGGGCTTCCTGTGAGTGAACGTGAGGTGTTTTTGACATTTGAAAAAGGGCAAGGGGGCCCAGATGGAGCTGTTGTGGACGCTGACGGGAATTTTTGGATAGCGCTTTGGGGTGGTTACAAGGTGGCTGCTTATCGTCCAGATGGAAGCAAGTTAACGGAGTTCTCAGCTTCTGCCAGTAACGTCAGTTGCCCGGTCTTTGGTGGCAAAGATGGCTCTGAGTTGAGAGCAACCACGGCATTGGAACACCTTGACTCTGCAGCTAGAGCCAATCAACCCGACGGAGGCAAGGTCTTCAAGGCTTCTACTTCCTTCCGTGGACAAGTCGAAGCAATGTACAGGCTTTAAACAGACTGAAACGTAATCCCATCTCTCCATCAGCTCAACTTCACAAGGAATTTGGCCTGTCCTCTCTTTAAATGAATCCTCACCACTACTTTCGTTGATTCATCGTTCGGCGTTGGAGCTTAAGGGTTGTTTAGCTTATGGATGAGCAGTTTCAAAGAGACTTCCAACATCGTTTTTGATTTGCTGTAGCAAAGCGTTTTACGATGGAGCCTGGCTAGATAATGTCTGAGTCGGCAGTTCAGTGATTCGATTTGTGTGGTGAAGTCTTTCCTGCGTAATGCTTAGCCTGTGGAATGAAATTCTCGTAGGCCTTCAGCAAGTCCGTGCCATAGCCCATCGTCGGCAGGTGCCTGATCTGTTCCCAAAGGACCCTACCGGTTTTGATCGTTCTTCTTCCACAGACAAAGCCGAGGACCTTGCCAAAGATGGAGTC
The window above is part of the SAR324 cluster bacterium genome. Proteins encoded here:
- a CDS encoding SMP-30/gluconolactonase/LRE family protein, whose translation is MDLMQVCNVPVCELGEGIFWHPERGSFCWFYILGKKLYEQVEDQPVRVIDCPGNASAAARIDEKRLVVAVDDGLHILDMVSKSWESYLAVEADNSVTRSNDSRVHPSGSFWFGTMGWNAEQGAGSIYHISKGKLQLLYPNITIPNATCFTEDGTIGYFGDTIENTVWRVKLDQNTGLPVSEREVFLTFEKGQGGPDGAVVDADGNFWIALWGGYKVAAYRPDGSKLTEFSASASNVSCPVFGGKDGSELRATTALEHLDSAARANQPDGGKVFKASTSFRGQVEAMYRL